The Nitrospira sp. SG-bin1 genomic sequence TACCGACAATGTCGCGATCAAAGGGGCGTTGAAAAAGAAGTTCCCGTCCAATAAAGAACTCTCGGATGCGCGGGCCGAGAGCGCGGCGCAGGCGTTGCGGGACGGGGGAGTGAGCGGCAATTTGTCGGCTGCCGGTCATGGGGAGACGAACCCTGTCGCGAGCAACAACACGGCGGAAGGGCGAGCTAAGAATCGCCGCGTGGAAGTCATCGTCCGGTAGCAGCAAGAAACGTATCCCTTGTCCTGAAAATCGAAGGGGGCTCTTCTCCGAACGAGAAGAGCCCCTTCGCATCAGACCCGCACCGGTGCACCTCATAATCCAAGTTCAGTGAGTGAGGGATGGGTGCGCGGGCGCCTGCCTAGCGGCCAGTGGTACTTCCGCTCAGATTCTTCGATGGGAAGATCGTTGATGCTGGCGATGCGCCGACGCATGAGGCCATTGTCGTCGAATTCCCAATTCTCGTTCCCGTATGACCGAAACCAGTTGGCCGAGTCATCGTGCCACTCATACGCAAATCGAACGGCGATGCGGTTACCGTGGAACGCCCACAGTTCTTTGATGAGGCGATAGTCCAGCTCCTTGTTCCACTTGCGCGTTAAGAACTGAACAATGGCCTCCCGACCGGTCAGAAATTCTGAACGATTTCTCCAGACACTGTCATGCCTGTAGGCCAACGATACTTTTTCGGGGTCGCGCGTATTCCAAGCATCCTCTGCCATGCGTACTTTCTGGGTCGCGGACTCGGCATCGAATGGAGGAAATGGACGCCTAGGCTGTTCGAGACCGTTCATGATGTTGACCTCCGTACGTTGGTCCTTCCCCCATGCCGGCAGACCGGCAAGGGGGCATTTGTAGCGCTGTCACCCTTGGCCGCCAGACTGAAGATTGCGGCCAAGGAACTCGCGAATCAGCTTCGCGATCTCGTGGCCGTGCGTCTCCAAGGCAAAGTGGCCGGTATCGAAGAGATGTACCTGTGTATTTGGAATGTCGCGCTGGTAGGGCGAGGCACCAGCCGCGACAAAAATGGCGTCATTCTTACCCCATAGGACCAGCGTCGCCGGCTTGTGTTCACGGAAATAGGCCTGCCACTGGGGATACAGCGGGATATTCGTGCGATAGTCGTAGAACAGGTCGAGCTGGATCTCCGAGTTGCCGGGACGGTCGAGCAGCGCTTGATCCATCGTCCAGGTGTCGGGACTGACTAGTGAGGCATCCTTCACGCCGTTCGTGTACTGCCACTTCGTGGCCGCCAGTGAGGTCAGCCATCGGATCGCTTCACGCTCGGTTGATCCCCCTGTGCCCCAATAGGCCCTGATGGGGTCCCAGAACTTTTCGAGTCCTTCGTCGTAAGCATTGCCGTTCTGCACGATAAGCGCGAGCACGCGTTCCGGATTTTTCGCCGCCAGCCGGAAGCCAACCGGCGCCCCATAATCCATCACATACAAGGCATAACGATTCACGCCAAGTTGATGGATCAGCTTGTCCACCACCTGCGCGTAGTTCTCGAAGGTGTAGGCGAACTTTGATCGGTCGGGAGTTCCGCTCTGGCCGAAACCAGGGTAGTCGGGCG encodes the following:
- a CDS encoding alpha/beta hydrolase, which codes for MPFVLLSLMLLTTEVAVSAQTTDKASPTRVTYQAVKVDGVDMFYREAGPKDAPVLLLLHGFPTSSHMFRNLIPQLADKYRVIAPDYPGFGQSGTPDRSKFAYTFENYAQVVDKLIHQLGVNRYALYVMDYGAPVGFRLAAKNPERVLALIVQNGNAYDEGLEKFWDPIRAYWGTGGSTEREAIRWLTSLAATKWQYTNGVKDASLVSPDTWTMDQALLDRPGNSEIQLDLFYDYRTNIPLYPQWQAYFREHKPATLVLWGKNDAIFVAAGASPYQRDIPNTQVHLFDTGHFALETHGHEIAKLIREFLGRNLQSGGQG